Below is a genomic region from Fusobacterium nucleatum.
AACTTTAAAGTTTAACACAGATAGCTAGTATATCTGTGTTTTTTATTTAAAAATATTTTTTGTATGGATAAGGAAATTAAAAATACTTTTGTATTTACATTTCCTTTTTTTATTTTTTTAGTATAAAAATAGTTCGTTACTAGCCAGATTTCTTAACGAATAAAAATTAAGAATTCGCTGCAAATTCAGCAAACTTGATGATAAATCAGCTTCAAACACACTGAGATTTGCTTGGCTCATTCTATTTAATTTTTATCCTAAAATCTGGAATGTAACTCTCTTATTTTTATATCTAATTATTTAATTAATAAATTTGTTTAGGGGGTTAGAATGGAATATTTAGAAATTTTGAAAGATACTTTTTTAACAGATGACAGATATATGTATATCGTTAATGGAGTTATCTTTTCAATAGGTATCACTTTATTTTCAGCAATACTTGGAATTATACTTGGACTTTTATTAGCAATTATGAAATTATCACACTGGTATCCATTTAAAAGGATAAAAGCACTTGAAAATTTTAATCCATTATCTAAAATTGCATATATTTATATAGATGTAATAAGAGGTACACCAGTAGTTGTACAACTTATGATACTTGCGAATTTAATATTTGTAGGAGTATTGAGAGAAACACCAATTTTAGTTATAGGAGGAATTGCTTTTGGACTTAACTCAGGAGCTTATGTTGCAGAAATTATAAGAGCTGGTATTGAAGGACTTGATAAAGGACAAATGGAAGCAGGGAGAGCTTTGGGACTTAGCTATTCTCAAACAATGAGAAAAATTATTGTTCCACAAGCTGTAAAAAATATTTTACCTGCCTTAGTTAGTGAATTTATAACTTTATTAAAAGAAACTTCCATTATTGGATTTATAGGTGGAATAGATTTATTGAGATCTGC
It encodes:
- a CDS encoding amino acid ABC transporter permease, encoding MEYLEILKDTFLTDDRYMYIVNGVIFSIGITLFSAILGIILGLLLAIMKLSHWYPFKRIKALENFNPLSKIAYIYIDVIRGTPVVVQLMILANLIFVGVLRETPILVIGGIAFGLNSGAYVAEIIRAGIEGLDKGQMEAGRALGLSYSQTMRKIIVPQAVKNILPALVSEFITLLKETSIIGFIGGIDLLRSANIITSQTYRGVEPLLAVGIIYLILTSIFTAFMRKVERGLKVSD